A portion of the Staphylococcus felis genome contains these proteins:
- the upp gene encoding uracil phosphoribosyltransferase translates to MGNVHVLDHPLIQHKLSYIRDVNTGTKAFRELVDEVGMLMAYEVTRNLELQDVEIETPVTKAIAKRLSGKKLAFVPILRAGLGMTTGILNLVPAARIGHVGLYRDPKTLEAVEYFVKLPQDIEEREIIVVDPMLATGSSAIEAINSLKKRGANHIRFMCLIAAPEGVEKLQKAHDDVDIYIAALDERLDENAYIIPGLGDAGDRLFGTK, encoded by the coding sequence ATGGGAAATGTACATGTATTAGATCATCCCTTAATACAACACAAACTGAGTTACATTCGTGACGTTAATACTGGAACTAAAGCTTTTCGTGAGCTTGTCGATGAAGTCGGTATGTTAATGGCGTATGAAGTAACACGAAATTTAGAGTTACAAGATGTAGAAATTGAAACACCTGTAACAAAAGCGATTGCTAAGCGTCTATCAGGGAAAAAATTAGCATTTGTTCCTATTTTACGAGCAGGCTTAGGAATGACGACGGGAATATTAAACTTAGTACCAGCAGCACGTATTGGTCATGTTGGACTATATCGCGACCCTAAGACTCTTGAAGCGGTTGAATATTTCGTGAAGTTACCTCAAGATATTGAAGAGCGTGAAATCATCGTCGTAGACCCAATGTTAGCAACAGGATCGTCTGCGATTGAAGCCATTAATTCATTGAAAAAAAGAGGCGCGAACCATATTCGATTTATGTGTCTTATTGCCGCGCCAGAAGGTGTAGAAAAGTTACAAAAGGCACACGATGATGTAGATATCTACATTGCAGCACTTGATGAGCGTTTAGATGAAAATGCATATATCATTCCAGGTCTTGGTGATGCTGGAGATCGATTGTTTGGTACAAAATAA
- a CDS encoding F0F1 ATP synthase subunit B — protein sequence MTANLFTFAAGSGVNIGDIVVTMATFIILLLLLRKFAWGPLKKVMDDRERSINSDIDEAEHAKLNAQRLEEENRQKLKETQEEVHKIIEDAKIQARRQQEEIIHEANQRANGMIETAQSEIKSEKERALAEINNQVSELSVLIASKVLRKEISEQDQKALVEKYIKEVGDK from the coding sequence GTGACTGCTAACTTATTTACCTTTGCGGCTGGTAGTGGTGTAAATATAGGGGATATCGTCGTAACAATGGCTACTTTTATCATTCTACTACTACTACTTAGAAAGTTCGCGTGGGGACCACTAAAAAAAGTCATGGATGATCGTGAGCGTTCAATTAACAGCGACATTGACGAAGCTGAACACGCAAAACTGAATGCGCAACGATTAGAAGAAGAAAATAGACAAAAATTAAAAGAAACACAAGAAGAAGTTCATAAAATTATTGAAGATGCTAAAATTCAAGCACGTCGTCAGCAAGAAGAAATTATTCATGAAGCAAATCAACGTGCAAATGGCATGATTGAAACAGCGCAAAGTGAAATTAAAAGTGAAAAAGAGCGTGCATTAGCTGAAATTAATAACCAAGTATCTGAGCTTTCTGTACTGATTGCATCTAAAGTATTGCGTAAAGAAATCTCTGAACAAGACCAAAAAGCATTAGTAGAGAAGTACATTAAAGAGGTAGGGGATAAGTAA
- a CDS encoding low molecular weight protein arginine phosphatase has translation MRIIFVCTGNTCRSPMAEGIAKSVMPEHDIASRGIMAHQQQPLAQNTQRLLRQNGYPQKEHSEPLTEKDVNADIILTMTPDHTHLIRSIYGNDVNVQTLTSFVGSNGYVKDPFGGSIAVYEETFKQLKDLVLKLKDQIPEV, from the coding sequence GTGAGGATTATTTTTGTATGTACGGGTAATACGTGTCGAAGCCCAATGGCAGAAGGAATTGCTAAAAGTGTAATGCCAGAGCACGATATAGCGTCTCGTGGCATTATGGCACATCAGCAACAACCGCTAGCACAAAATACACAACGCTTGCTTCGTCAAAATGGCTATCCTCAAAAAGAACATTCAGAACCCTTGACGGAGAAGGATGTCAATGCGGATATCATATTAACAATGACGCCTGATCATACGCATTTGATTCGTTCTATTTATGGAAATGACGTGAATGTTCAAACTTTAACAAGTTTTGTTGGTTCAAACGGGTATGTTAAAGACCCATTTGGTGGAAGCATAGCTGTGTACGAAGAAACATTTAAGCAACTTAAAGATTTAGTCTTAAAGTTAAAAGATCAAATTCCTGAAGTATAA
- a CDS encoding thymidine kinase, protein MYEAYHSGWIECITGSMFSGKSEELIRRLRRGIYAKQKVVVFKPTIDDRYQKEKVVSHNGNAIEAITIMSASEIFDYDLKGVDIIGIDEIQFFDKDIVHIAEQLAEKGYRVITAGLDMDFRGEPFHPVPEMLAVSEHITKLQAVCAVCGASSSRTQRLIDGKPAKLNDPTILVGANESYEPRCRAHHVVAPSETEEEDLN, encoded by the coding sequence ATGTATGAAGCGTACCATTCAGGTTGGATAGAATGTATCACTGGAAGTATGTTTAGCGGAAAGTCTGAAGAATTGATTCGACGACTGCGTAGAGGTATATATGCTAAACAAAAAGTAGTTGTGTTTAAGCCGACTATTGATGATAGATATCAAAAAGAAAAAGTTGTATCTCATAATGGTAATGCCATTGAAGCGATAACGATTATGTCTGCAAGCGAAATATTTGATTATGACTTGAAAGGTGTAGACATTATTGGGATTGATGAAATTCAATTTTTTGATAAAGATATTGTACATATTGCGGAACAATTAGCAGAAAAGGGGTATCGTGTGATTACGGCAGGCTTGGATATGGATTTCAGAGGCGAACCGTTTCACCCAGTTCCGGAGATGCTTGCTGTGAGTGAGCACATTACAAAGCTTCAAGCAGTTTGTGCAGTGTGCGGGGCTTCATCAAGTCGAACGCAACGTTTAATTGATGGAAAACCAGCAAAATTGAATGATCCTACCATTTTAGTAGGGGCAAATGAAAGCTATGAGCCAAGATGCCGTGCACATCACGTTGTAGCACCATCTGAAACAGAAGAGGAGGACTTAAATTAA
- the atpE gene encoding F0F1 ATP synthase subunit C: MNLIAAAIAIGLSALGAGIGNGLIVSRTVEGVARQPEARTQLMSIMFIGIGLVEALPIIGVVITFIVLFM, encoded by the coding sequence ATGAATTTAATCGCAGCAGCAATCGCAATAGGTTTATCAGCTCTTGGGGCAGGTATTGGTAACGGTCTTATTGTTTCTAGAACAGTTGAAGGTGTAGCACGTCAACCAGAAGCTCGTACACAATTAATGTCAATCATGTTTATTGGTATCGGTTTAGTTGAAGCACTTCCTATCATCGGTGTAGTTATCACATTTATCGTATTATTTATGTAG
- the glyA gene encoding serine hydroxymethyltransferase has product MSYIEKKDKAVFEAIQSEFKRQNNNIELIASENFVSEAVMEAQGSVMTNKYAEGYPGRRYYGGCQFVDQTETLAIERAKEIFNAEHVNVQPHSGSQANMAVYLVALEHGDTVLGMNLSHGGHLTHGSPVNFSGKFYNFVEYGVTKEEERIDYDEIRKLAKEHQPKLIVAGASAYSREIDFKKFKEIADEVGAKLMVDMAHIAGLVAAGLHQNPVEYADFVTTTTHKTLRGPRGGMILCKSEYQKDIDKTIFPGIQGGPLEHVIAGKAVAFGEALEPEFKTYQQQVIKNAKVLAETLQKNGFRIVSGGTDNHLVAVDVKNSVGITGKVAEETLDEVGITCNKNTIPFDQEKPFVTSGIRLGTPAATTRGFDEKAFEEVAHIMSDVLKNHKDEKVIEEAKIRVRNLTDKYPLYHN; this is encoded by the coding sequence ATGTCTTATATTGAAAAAAAGGATAAAGCTGTTTTTGAAGCGATTCAAAGTGAATTTAAACGTCAAAACAACAACATCGAATTGATTGCATCAGAAAACTTTGTATCTGAAGCGGTAATGGAAGCACAAGGTTCAGTCATGACAAATAAGTATGCAGAAGGTTATCCTGGGCGTCGTTATTATGGTGGGTGCCAATTTGTAGATCAAACTGAAACGTTAGCGATTGAACGAGCAAAAGAAATCTTTAATGCAGAACATGTTAATGTACAGCCGCACTCTGGCTCTCAAGCAAATATGGCAGTTTATTTAGTTGCGCTTGAGCATGGTGATACGGTCCTTGGGATGAACTTAAGTCATGGAGGGCATTTGACACATGGTTCACCAGTCAACTTTAGTGGTAAATTCTACAACTTTGTCGAATATGGTGTTACTAAAGAAGAAGAGCGTATTGACTATGATGAAATCAGAAAGCTTGCAAAAGAACACCAACCTAAGTTAATTGTTGCTGGTGCTTCTGCGTATTCTAGAGAAATTGACTTTAAAAAGTTTAAAGAGATTGCAGATGAAGTTGGCGCGAAACTAATGGTTGATATGGCGCATATTGCTGGACTTGTAGCAGCTGGATTACACCAAAACCCAGTAGAGTATGCTGATTTTGTAACGACGACAACGCACAAAACGTTACGTGGCCCGCGCGGTGGTATGATTTTATGTAAATCTGAATATCAAAAAGACATTGATAAAACCATTTTCCCTGGCATTCAAGGCGGACCTTTAGAGCATGTTATTGCGGGTAAAGCAGTTGCATTCGGTGAGGCCTTAGAACCAGAATTTAAAACATATCAGCAACAAGTTATCAAAAATGCCAAAGTATTAGCAGAAACGTTACAAAAAAATGGCTTCCGCATTGTTTCAGGTGGAACGGATAATCATCTTGTAGCTGTAGATGTTAAAAACTCAGTAGGTATTACAGGCAAAGTTGCAGAAGAAACTCTAGATGAAGTCGGTATCACATGTAATAAAAATACAATTCCGTTCGATCAAGAAAAACCTTTTGTCACTAGCGGTATTCGTTTAGGAACACCGGCTGCAACAACACGTGGCTTTGATGAAAAGGCGTTTGAAGAGGTTGCACATATTATGAGTGATGTTCTTAAAAATCACAAAGATGAAAAAGTGATTGAAGAAGCTAAAATACGCGTTAGAAATTTAACAGATAAGTACCCTTTATATCATAATTAG
- the prfA gene encoding peptide chain release factor 1: MFDQLDIVEERYEQLNELLSDPDVVSDTDKLRKYSKEQAELQKTVDVYRHYKQVKEDTEEIELMLSETKDSDEIEMLKEESSALKAQIPELEEQLKVLLIPKDPNDEKDVIVEIRAAAGGDEAAIFAGDLFRMYSKFAESHHFKTEIVEVTESDHGGYKEISFSVSGDGAYSKLKFENGAHRVQRVPETESGGRIHTSTATVAVLPEVEDVEIEIRNEDLKIDTYRSSGAGGQHVNTTDSAVRITHLPTGVIATSSEKSQIQNREKAMKVLKARLYDMKVQEEQQKYAAQRKSAVGSGDRSERIRTYNYPQSRVTDHRIGLTLQKLDQIIEGKLDEVIDALTMHEQTEKLKELNNGEL; this comes from the coding sequence ATGTTTGATCAATTAGATATCGTAGAAGAAAGATATGAACAGTTAAATGAATTATTAAGTGATCCTGATGTCGTCAGTGACACAGATAAATTGAGAAAGTATTCAAAAGAACAAGCAGAGTTACAAAAGACTGTCGATGTCTACCGTCATTACAAACAAGTTAAAGAAGACACAGAAGAAATCGAACTGATGTTAAGTGAAACAAAAGATAGTGATGAAATTGAAATGCTTAAAGAAGAATCAAGTGCACTCAAAGCACAAATACCCGAACTTGAAGAACAATTAAAAGTCTTGCTGATTCCGAAAGACCCTAATGATGAAAAAGATGTTATTGTTGAGATTCGCGCAGCAGCAGGTGGGGATGAAGCGGCTATTTTTGCGGGTGATTTATTCCGAATGTATTCAAAGTTTGCAGAATCACATCATTTTAAAACTGAAATTGTTGAAGTAACTGAAAGTGATCATGGTGGTTATAAAGAAATCAGCTTCTCAGTTTCAGGTGATGGGGCATATAGTAAATTAAAATTTGAAAATGGTGCGCATCGTGTTCAACGTGTACCTGAAACTGAATCAGGAGGGCGTATTCACACTTCAACAGCTACAGTTGCAGTATTACCGGAAGTTGAAGATGTTGAAATTGAAATTCGTAACGAAGATTTAAAAATTGATACGTATCGCTCAAGTGGAGCAGGTGGACAACACGTCAATACAACAGACTCAGCTGTTCGTATTACTCATTTACCGACAGGTGTTATTGCAACATCTTCTGAAAAATCTCAAATACAAAACCGTGAAAAGGCGATGAAAGTCTTAAAAGCACGTTTATATGATATGAAAGTTCAAGAAGAACAACAAAAGTATGCTGCACAACGTAAGTCAGCTGTTGGATCAGGTGATCGTTCAGAACGTATTCGAACATATAACTATCCTCAAAGTCGAGTGACAGATCACCGTATCGGTTTAACGCTTCAAAAGTTAGACCAAATTATTGAAGGAAAACTAGATGAAGTGATTGATGCACTGACAATGCATGAGCAAACTGAAAAATTGAAAGAACTCAACAATGGTGAACTATAA
- the prmC gene encoding peptide chain release factor N(5)-glutamine methyltransferase has product MVNYNEWIRDARVQLSEYTQDIQSVEWLVMDILGWNRMDLILNQNQFIPKEILCYLDEGLMALKNHVPVQYIVGKATFWGKSFKVNEHVLIPRPETEEVVERFLNLIPSNGKIADIGTGTGVIAITVKNERPQLKVYASDISNEALNMARDNATTHQSNIHFLLGDGLKPFINQNIYLDGLISNPPYIGYDELKAMDQSVIQYEPHVALFADQGGYALYEQLFQDIPKVLNDGAPVVMEIGYQQGKQLKEKLLTYYPHLFPEVHRDINGNERILSFIWTHE; this is encoded by the coding sequence ATGGTGAACTATAACGAATGGATACGTGATGCTCGAGTACAATTATCAGAGTATACACAAGACATCCAAAGTGTTGAATGGTTGGTTATGGACATATTAGGGTGGAATCGAATGGACTTGATTTTGAATCAAAATCAGTTTATTCCTAAAGAGATTTTATGCTATTTAGATGAAGGATTAATGGCATTAAAAAATCATGTGCCTGTTCAATATATTGTTGGGAAAGCGACATTTTGGGGTAAATCATTTAAAGTGAATGAACATGTTCTTATCCCAAGACCAGAAACAGAAGAAGTTGTCGAGCGGTTTCTAAATTTAATTCCAAGCAATGGGAAGATAGCGGATATAGGAACAGGAACGGGTGTAATCGCCATTACTGTTAAAAATGAGCGACCACAGCTCAAGGTGTATGCTTCTGATATTTCAAATGAAGCGCTGAATATGGCTAGAGATAATGCTACAACACACCAATCAAATATTCACTTTTTGTTAGGTGATGGCTTGAAGCCCTTTATTAATCAGAACATATATTTGGATGGACTGATTTCTAACCCGCCTTATATTGGGTACGATGAACTGAAAGCAATGGATCAAAGTGTCATTCAATATGAACCACATGTCGCGTTGTTTGCAGATCAGGGTGGTTATGCACTATACGAACAATTATTCCAAGATATTCCAAAAGTGTTAAATGATGGAGCACCTGTTGTTATGGAAATAGGTTATCAACAAGGAAAACAGTTAAAAGAAAAACTTTTAACGTATTATCCTCATTTATTTCCAGAGGTGCATCGTGATATTAATGGAAATGAACGCATACTCAGTTTTATTTGGACTCATGAATAA
- the wecB gene encoding non-hydrolyzing UDP-N-acetylglucosamine 2-epimerase, which produces MKRIMTIFGTRPEAIKMAPLVLQLKKDDQLEPIVVVTAQHREMLDSVLETFNIEPDYDLNVMKRGQTLSEVTSRVLMGLEDVIKEAQPDMILVHGDTTTTFAGSLAAFYNEIRIGHVEAGLRTWNKYSPFPEEINRQMTGVMADLHFAPTTQAQQNLLNENKSTESVVVTGNTAIDAMRTTVNKDYESDIIKRHKDKRIILLTAHRRENIGKPMEHIFKAVRRIVDEVDDVVIVYPMHKNPKVREIAYQYLNNHERIELIEPLEVIDFHNFAAQAHLILTDSGGVQEEAPSLGKPVLVLRDTTERPEGVEAGTLKLIGTEEEDVYQHTKELLMNQSEYERMSIAQNPYGDGLASERICENIKYYYGLTQNKPEPFKVK; this is translated from the coding sequence ATGAAAAGGATTATGACGATATTTGGTACAAGACCTGAAGCGATAAAAATGGCGCCACTTGTACTACAACTCAAAAAAGATGATCAACTTGAACCTATTGTTGTGGTCACTGCACAACATCGTGAAATGTTAGATTCAGTCCTTGAAACGTTTAACATCGAACCTGATTATGACCTTAATGTTATGAAAAGAGGTCAAACTTTGTCAGAAGTAACTTCTAGAGTTTTAATGGGATTGGAAGATGTCATTAAAGAAGCGCAGCCAGATATGATTTTAGTTCACGGTGATACAACGACAACATTTGCTGGCAGTTTGGCCGCTTTTTATAATGAGATTCGGATTGGTCATGTAGAAGCTGGTTTAAGAACATGGAACAAATATTCACCATTCCCTGAAGAAATCAATCGACAAATGACAGGAGTCATGGCAGACTTACATTTTGCTCCGACAACTCAAGCGCAACAAAACTTACTGAATGAAAATAAATCAACAGAATCAGTTGTGGTAACGGGTAATACCGCTATTGACGCAATGCGTACAACAGTTAATAAAGATTACGAGTCAGACATTATTAAACGTCATAAAGATAAACGAATTATTCTATTAACAGCGCATCGACGTGAAAATATTGGAAAGCCGATGGAACATATTTTTAAAGCTGTACGTCGCATTGTCGATGAAGTCGATGATGTAGTCATTGTGTATCCAATGCATAAAAACCCAAAAGTACGGGAAATCGCTTATCAATATTTGAACAATCATGAACGTATTGAATTAATAGAACCACTTGAGGTTATCGATTTCCATAATTTTGCAGCACAAGCGCATCTTATCTTGACAGATTCAGGTGGTGTGCAAGAAGAAGCACCTTCATTAGGGAAGCCTGTTTTAGTATTGAGAGATACGACAGAACGTCCAGAAGGTGTCGAAGCAGGTACTTTGAAATTAATAGGTACAGAAGAAGAAGATGTTTACCAACATACAAAAGAATTGCTCATGAATCAATCAGAATATGAGCGAATGAGCATCGCTCAAAATCCATACGGTGATGGCCTTGCGTCAGAGCGTATTTGTGAAAATATCAAATATTACTATGGATTAACACAAAATAAACCAGAGCCTTTTAAGGTGAAATAG
- a CDS encoding TIGR01440 family protein, with protein MKGLKALLNELKSQSFFQQGEVCVIGCSTSEINGHRIGTEGSLETAREIFEALVQVQEETGVRFAFQGCEHINRAITIERKDFDPYCMEEVSVVPDVHAGGSLSTYAFQHMQDPIVIEYIKAQKGIDIGQTLIGMHLKHVAVPVRTSVKHIGEANVTVATTRPKKIGGERAKY; from the coding sequence ATGAAAGGTTTGAAAGCGTTATTAAATGAACTTAAATCTCAATCATTTTTTCAGCAAGGAGAAGTTTGTGTCATAGGCTGTTCAACATCAGAAATTAATGGCCATCGTATTGGTACTGAAGGATCACTCGAAACCGCTAGAGAGATATTTGAAGCACTTGTTCAAGTTCAAGAGGAGACGGGTGTTCGCTTCGCTTTTCAAGGTTGTGAGCATATCAATCGTGCAATTACGATCGAACGTAAGGACTTTGATCCATATTGCATGGAGGAAGTATCGGTTGTGCCTGATGTTCATGCTGGAGGATCATTGTCGACCTATGCATTTCAACATATGCAAGATCCAATAGTGATTGAATATATTAAAGCTCAAAAAGGCATTGACATCGGTCAAACCTTAATAGGTATGCACTTGAAGCATGTCGCTGTACCTGTACGTACTTCAGTTAAGCACATCGGAGAAGCAAATGTAACTGTGGCAACAACACGTCCTAAGAAAATTGGCGGAGAACGTGCGAAATATTAA
- a CDS encoding type B 50S ribosomal protein L31 codes for MKQGIHPEYRKVIFLDTTTNYKFLSGSTKQTSETMEWEDGNEYPVIRLDISSDSHPFYTGRQKFAAADGRVERFNKKFGLKSNN; via the coding sequence ATGAAACAAGGAATCCATCCTGAATACCGCAAAGTCATCTTTTTAGATACAACGACTAACTACAAATTCTTAAGCGGTTCTACAAAACAAACAAGTGAAACTATGGAGTGGGAAGATGGTAACGAGTACCCAGTTATTCGTTTAGATATCTCTTCTGATTCACACCCATTCTACACTGGTCGTCAAAAGTTCGCAGCAGCAGACGGACGTGTGGAACGTTTCAACAAAAAGTTTGGTCTCAAATCAAACAACTAA
- a CDS encoding ATP synthase subunit I, translating to MNRFCSLFQPFLTYYSVILIGLIILYYVKPSTLVFGLIVGAIGSIINTCIFEYYLWRSLNKTTSHISTGNSWRYLVAIICCVIWLLFRENIHIIGILIGLLISYLFIVFRPIIKQA from the coding sequence ATGAATCGCTTTTGTAGCTTGTTTCAGCCGTTTTTAACATATTATAGTGTTATTTTAATCGGACTTATAATTCTATATTATGTCAAACCAAGTACGTTGGTATTCGGTTTAATTGTGGGTGCTATAGGCTCAATCATTAATACTTGTATATTTGAGTACTACTTATGGCGGTCTCTGAATAAAACAACAAGTCATATCTCAACAGGTAATAGTTGGAGATACCTCGTTGCGATAATATGTTGTGTTATTTGGTTATTGTTCCGAGAGAATATACATATTATTGGCATACTTATAGGATTGTTAATTTCGTATTTATTTATTGTGTTTCGTCCTATAATTAAACAAGCCTAA
- a CDS encoding F0F1 ATP synthase subunit delta: protein MADVARKYAQALFEVSTKHNVVEEVYTDFTEVYAALEDQMNYLKQIDHEPKVTINDRHKLVDKVFKGVNPFLFNTLKVVAGHRNFRLIDEIYEAFKESYNMHHGLAEAYLEMAQPLTEDELIQVKEALINRIGLKDLILHPNVNEALIGGIRVKIGTKVYDGSIQNDLNQLVRKFNRAH, encoded by the coding sequence ATGGCTGATGTTGCTCGTAAATATGCCCAAGCACTTTTTGAAGTCTCTACCAAACATAATGTGGTAGAAGAAGTGTACACAGATTTTACAGAAGTCTATGCTGCACTTGAAGATCAAATGAATTATCTTAAACAAATTGATCATGAGCCTAAAGTGACAATTAATGATCGTCATAAATTAGTTGATAAGGTCTTTAAAGGTGTTAATCCGTTTTTATTTAATACATTAAAAGTTGTCGCAGGACATCGCAATTTCCGATTAATTGATGAAATATACGAAGCGTTTAAAGAGAGTTATAATATGCATCACGGCTTAGCAGAAGCATACCTTGAAATGGCGCAACCGCTAACTGAAGATGAATTAATTCAAGTTAAAGAAGCTTTAATCAATCGTATCGGCTTGAAAGACTTAATTTTACATCCCAATGTAAATGAGGCACTTATTGGTGGTATACGCGTAAAAATCGGTACAAAAGTTTATGATGGTAGTATCCAAAATGATTTAAATCAGCTCGTTAGAAAGTTTAATCGAGCACATTAA
- the atpB gene encoding F0F1 ATP synthase subunit A has product MDHKHPIVTWHFLGVDINFNLSTIMMVLITSIIVFIIAVLCTRNLQKRPKGAQNFIEWVFDFVRGIIESNMAWSKGGQFHFLAVTLILFIFVANMLGLPLQFVNHHYLWWKSPTADAHVTLTLATLMIILTHYYGVKMRGGKNYMKGFAKPYVALLPINIFEEFASTLTLGLRLYGNIYAGEILIGLLAGVTTHTLFGWIIGVPGLIIWQGFSIFVGSIQAYIFIMLTMVYMSHKVSDH; this is encoded by the coding sequence ATGGATCATAAACATCCCATTGTAACTTGGCACTTTCTTGGAGTAGATATCAATTTTAACTTATCTACTATTATGATGGTATTGATTACATCTATAATTGTATTTATTATTGCAGTCTTATGTACTCGTAATCTCCAAAAAAGACCTAAAGGCGCTCAAAATTTTATCGAATGGGTTTTTGACTTCGTTAGAGGTATTATTGAAAGTAATATGGCTTGGTCGAAAGGTGGGCAATTTCACTTTTTAGCAGTTACCCTGATATTATTTATCTTCGTAGCCAATATGTTAGGTTTACCACTACAGTTTGTAAACCATCATTATTTATGGTGGAAATCTCCAACTGCCGATGCACATGTCACGTTAACTTTAGCAACATTAATGATTATTTTGACACATTATTATGGTGTTAAGATGCGCGGTGGCAAAAACTATATGAAAGGTTTTGCAAAGCCATATGTTGCCTTGCTTCCAATCAATATATTTGAGGAATTTGCATCAACATTAACGTTAGGACTACGTTTATACGGTAACATTTATGCAGGTGAGATATTGATTGGTTTATTAGCAGGGGTAACAACGCATACATTATTTGGCTGGATAATTGGTGTTCCAGGTTTAATCATCTGGCAAGGTTTCTCAATCTTTGTAGGTTCAATCCAGGCCTATATTTTCATTATGTTAACAATGGTTTATATGTCACATAAAGTGTCTGACCATTAA
- a CDS encoding L-threonylcarbamoyladenylate synthase — protein sequence MKSTKIWDVRDYHTHFESYPKLDEIISTYEKGGLVVLPTETVYGLGANACDDQAVQNIYKAKGRPSDNPLIVHIYETEQLDAFVAEMTESTIKLMEAFWPGPITFILPLKKGYLCDSVTGGLDTIAVRMPSHPVARTLLKVLNKPIAAPSANLSGRPSPTTFDHVYQDLNGRVDGIIQSSQSEAGLESTVLDCTSYPFKIARPGTITRTMLNEILPDSIDENEITFTDKPIAPGMKYKHYAPDTPLKMIQQINGPIYLGAHEDWSNVAFIIPKSLEHFLPKESPTIILSETTDDITTANHNLYDALHRLDQLPSINMAYIYGYLESNEAEALVNRMIKATNHQFVKDELL from the coding sequence GTGAAAAGTACAAAAATATGGGATGTACGTGATTATCATACACATTTTGAATCATATCCAAAACTCGATGAGATTATCTCTACCTATGAGAAAGGGGGGCTCGTGGTACTACCTACAGAAACAGTATATGGTCTTGGTGCTAACGCCTGTGATGATCAGGCAGTTCAAAATATTTATAAAGCTAAAGGTCGACCATCTGACAACCCGCTCATCGTTCATATATATGAAACTGAACAGCTAGATGCATTCGTAGCGGAAATGACAGAATCAACAATTAAGTTAATGGAAGCATTTTGGCCAGGACCTATTACGTTTATCCTCCCTTTAAAAAAAGGATATTTATGTGATAGTGTAACGGGCGGACTGGATACAATTGCTGTCAGAATGCCAAGCCATCCAGTTGCTCGGACATTACTTAAAGTATTGAATAAACCTATTGCGGCGCCAAGTGCCAATTTAAGTGGTCGACCATCCCCGACAACATTTGATCACGTATATCAAGATTTGAATGGTCGAGTAGATGGCATTATACAATCGTCTCAAAGTGAGGCAGGCCTCGAGAGTACTGTATTAGACTGTACATCTTATCCATTTAAAATAGCAAGACCCGGTACTATTACGCGTACAATGTTAAATGAAATATTGCCAGACTCTATTGACGAAAATGAGATAACGTTTACTGATAAACCCATTGCACCAGGAATGAAGTACAAGCATTACGCACCGGACACACCCCTTAAAATGATTCAGCAAATCAATGGTCCCATCTATCTAGGGGCACATGAAGACTGGTCGAATGTCGCATTTATTATTCCGAAAAGTTTGGAACACTTTCTCCCTAAAGAGAGTCCTACTATCATTTTGAGTGAAACAACGGATGATATTACAACTGCGAATCATAACCTATACGATGCTTTACATCGATTAGATCAACTTCCAAGTATTAATATGGCGTATATTTATGGGTATCTGGAGTCAAATGAAGCTGAAGCACTGGTCAATCGCATGATCAAAGCAACAAACCATCAATTTGTAAAGGATGAGTTATTGTGA